Genomic DNA from Lagenorhynchus albirostris chromosome 9, mLagAlb1.1, whole genome shotgun sequence:
GGTGTAAGGCACCTGCTGCTACAGCAGGGAATTAACAAATGAGATACCATACTTGCCACCTAAAGGTTTCTTTAAACTTTGAATATTTGGATAACACAAACCAAGGCTGTACCtagattttccatttctgtaagtcacattttaatttaaaaatttctgttctgCAAATCTCCATATATTAAGATACTGCAGAATTTATATCATGGTATCATGGTATCTtctcaaaaggaagagaaaaaacagttCTTCATAGGGAggttcttttttgtgtgtgtcttaaaTGTCAATGATCACAAAAACTTCTGGCTTCTCTTCATTATAGACCTGCATTGCTGAATATGTTATTGCCTTGACTTCAGTTCCCTGAGGGTGCTTGGACAATGAGAATTCTTCTCCCCACCCAATTGACCGTAATTTGAAATTTCTTTGATCAATATTAAGTACTTTTACTTCCCGGGCTATGAAGAATTCATCAGCACTGAATTTATAAAGCCATTCATTCAAAAAGTGAAACAGAAGAGATTGTAAGTCATCTCCTTGGGTTTCTACTTCTGTTGCTTGGAGGGGCTCCACTGTCCCAGTATCTGTCATATAACCAAACATGGCCATTGCACATTGCTCAAATGCTTCCTCCAGGGTATCTCCCCATGCGTGTAACTGAACATCAGCTGTATGATCCAAATACTCGTACTTCCGATTGACTGGAGGATACTTGGCCTTGATCGCCTTCTGCTTCTCAGTCAAATTGTAATCTCTAACATTTTCCCCTTCCAGCGCCATGATTGCGGCTTGGGCCCCAAACTCAACTTCCGCCCTTCGTCAGCCGGACTTCGGCCCGGACTTACAACTTCCGCCCTAGACTCCGCCCCTTGACACACACCCTTAAAGGGCCAGGACTCCATTCTCGAGGACTTACTTAATCCCCTAAGACTTCCGTCCTAGGTCCCATCGCTTGGAGATCTTTAAAAGTCCAAGGCCTCATTTTCTGGGTTTGCTTCATCAATAGTTCTAAGAACTAAGGGAACAAATAAATTGGAGGACCTAGGAGCAAGGGACACTTGAATTAGACATCTCGAGGTCTGATAGAAGCCTTTTCTTGCAGCCTCACCCCCAGAGCTGACAACTAGACCCTAAAACATTTTAGACTCCTCATCTAAAGTCCTACTTTGAAGGGATCGCTAGCTTCAAGAAAATgctggatggaatgtcttataaatatcaattaaatctatctggccgattgtgtcatttaaagcttctgtttccttatttattttcattttggatgatctgtccattggtgtaagtgaggtgttaaagtcccccactattattgtgttactgtcgatttcctcttttagagctgttagcagttgccttatgtattgaggtgctcctattttgggtgcatatatatttataattgttatatcttcttcttggattgatcccctgatcattatgtagtgtccttccttgtctcttgtaacgttctttattttaaagtctattttatctgatatgagtattgctactccagctttctttcaagttctatttgcatggaatatctttttccatcccctcactttcagtctgtatgtgtccctaggtctgaagtgggtctcttgtagacagcatatatatgagtctggtttttgtatccattcagcaagcctgtgtgttttggtgggagcatttaatccatttacatttaaggtaattatcgatctgtatgttcctatgaccattttcttaatcgtttggggtttgtttttgtaaacaaagaaatcgttttcttctcttgtgtttcccacttagagaagttcctttagcatttgttgtagagctggtttggtggtgctgaattctcttagcttttgcttgtctgtaaagcttttgacttctccatcgaatctgaatgatatcctagctgggtagagtaatcttggttgtaggttcttccctttcatcactttaagtatatcatgccactcccttctggcttgtagagtttctgctgagaaatcagctgttaaccttatgggagttcccttgtatgttatttgtcatttttcccttgctgctttcaataatttttctttttctttaatttttgcctatttgattgctatgtgtctcggcatgtttctccttgggtttatcctgtatgggactttctgtgtttcctggacttgggtggctatctcctttcccatgctagggaagttttcaactataatctcttcaaatattttctcgggtcctttctctctgtcttctccttctgggacccctataatgtgaatgttgttgtgtttaatgttgtgccagaggtctcttacgctgtcttcatttcctttcattcttttttctttattctgttctgtagcagtgaatttcaccattctgtcttccaggtcacttatccgttcttctgcctcagttattctgctattgattccttctagggtagttttcatttcagttattgtattggtcatctctgtttgtttgttctttaattcttctaggtctttgttaaacatttcttgcatcttctcgatctttgcctccattgtttttccgaggtcgtggatcattttcactatcattattctgaattctttttctggaaggttgcctatcttcacttcatttagttgtttttctggggttttatcttgttccttcatctggtacatagccctctgccttttcatctttatctttctgtgaatgtggtttttgttccacaggctgccgGACTGTAGTTCTTTTTGGTTCTGCTATCTGTCCTCTCCCTGctaattaatttactttaaaatatatttagagagttccctggttgcctagtggttaggattccaggctttcagtgccgtggcctgggttcaatccctggtcagggaactgaggttCTGCAAGTTGTGcagcccaaaaaataaaaataataataaaataaaatatatttaaaaataagatggattAATGGTTAGTTAGATGAATCTTAATAGATGGATAAACATGTGGTAATGAAATGTTAAGAGATGGATAGTCAAGTATAATAAAATGCTAATGCTAAGATCTAGGTGGTGGATATATAGGTGTCCtgtaaatttttttcaactttcttgtatgtttgaaatttttcttattgaAATTTAGGGAGTGGGGGGGAATTTCATACCTGGGCCTCAGTCTCAGAGATTCTCATATAATTGCTTGTGTTTGGGCCTGGACATCAGAAGTTTTCAATGTTCTGTGGATGATTCCAATGTGTGACCAGGGTTGAGGACCACTGCATTAAAAGCATGCTATGAGATCCCAGAGCCAGGGTGAGCAGAAATGAGCACGGGTTAAGCAGGAGAGGTGGAAAAAGAGGGGAAATTTCTAGGTGCATATCAGAGGTGGGGCCTCCAGGCTGGGGTCTTAAGTGCTTTCTGTGGCTGGACAGGCAGATGGGCCAGCTCCATGTAAAGGAGGAGAAGCAGCTGCTCAGCGGGCCATTGAGAACATGGGATTGGTCAGCATTCTCCTAAGTTCTTAATACGGGACTGAGCAGTTTATACTGATGTGTTTAATTTTGCATGATTCATCCTTTGCAACGTTTCCTATAGCTTTAACTAAGAGCGTCCATTCCTTCAGAATGATACTTTTAGTGTGTAAGCTCCCTTTAACCCTTGGGAAGTATAAGATCCATTttcaacatgtatatatatatatatatatatatatatatatatacattttcttgttttattaactcgtctttaaaccatttttatgGAGATGAAGAGATGAGTCTGTTGAAGCAGAAGAAAATGTTATAACCTGGGTGTCCTTGGGCTCATGGGTCAGCAGGGGGAGGACAAGAGAAAGCTAGTCCTGGGTAAGACAGGGGCCAGTGATCAAGCCTAGCTGTTAGGCTTGGAAATTTGACAACTCCAAAGAAGCTACTCTAACCCAATTAACCAGTAAAAATGGTAACTGACCCTCCCCAGAAAACTGATATCTGCACTGCCCAATTACAATATGCCCTCTGCAGTAGTACAAATGTTTTCTGTAACCCTTCTTCCACTCCCAGCTATTTTAAGTCTTACTCTGGGGTTATAGTGGTGTGTAAGGTTGTTTGTCTCTATGGTAAATGATCCCAGTCCATTTAACCATGTGAAAGGAGTCAGGAGCACTAACATCTGATCCCTTGTCATGGGACCCTAGCCTGGCTCAGTACAAGTGTCAGCTGGAGACAGAACAGGGCCCAAGGGCAGAGGCAGAATGGCAAATGAGGAAGAAGACCAAAGGTCAGTCACAGAGCAGCTGTATCACAGGTGAGATCTAAGGGGAAACTGCTGGACTAAAAGCAGGAAGCAAACAGAAGTTCAGGAACCAGAGGCATGCAAGAACACATCAGGAAGGGGTATGCAAGACAGGAAGAGAATCAGAGCTTTGCCTATGAATGAGCCTCATTCTTTTTGGGAGCTCGCCCTATGGTGCTTGGGTGAGCAGGAAGGAGTTAGGAAATGCAGAGTGggacaaatctttaaaaaaaaaaaaaaaacccaaaccatatTATCACACAGCCCATTAGCTGAAGTTCATTTTGCTGACCCTGAGCCATCCAGAAGAGGTTAAATGTGGTATCTCCCATATCAAAAGTCAGGgaagtatataaaacattttagaaaactctgaaaataatatggttaaaaaaaaaaaagaggtccttTTACCGTTGAAGGGTAACTTTCAGCTGCCAGGAAAATTCACATATATGTAATCCCACATTGCCCCCATAAATCTAGGCAGCTACGGCAGTAATTCAGAAAAGTGGAGGCATAGCTTTTTAACTTCATTTCTCCCAGCTAGAGTGACAgctattttcctttctccctcattttGGAGTTGTAAACTATATTAATATCCTTATATAACTTTGATCCaatttagaaattttgaaaactttCAAGGAAGGACTACAATGGGCTGGCATAactcatgtgcttatttgctatgtCCAAGGGCCTGTGACACTGTAATTGGCCCTGCTGCGTTCTATCACTGAGGAGTAGGAGAGAGGAGGGATTGGGGGGTAGGAGGACAGAGCCCTGAGGCCATATGGAGTAGGAAAGGAGAGCCCCAAAGGAAAGAAGCTGCTGTTTCCAGAAGTGGAAGTGTGGGAAAGAATGCTTGGCAGTTATCTACCACGATCTATCAAGCTCCCACAGGTAATGAGTGAAATAGCAGGGACCTgaaaccatgtttttttttcccctcctattGATGTGTCTCCTTTGCTGGGGAAAACATTTACAATTGCTGCCAAACTCCCAGTGTTCCACTCTGTCTGCCCTCTCTCTTACCCTGCTTTTACCCCCAGCCTGGAGTCCGCTTGGGTGGAAATGCAGCATATAATGGGCCCAGAGTTAATCATCTGCAGGTTTCACCTGATAAGTCACAGCATGTTTGCTACGCTCCTTCCGAGAGTCAACAGCAGCTGTGGGGATGTACCGAGGGTGGCCTATGGCTTTCAGAGCTCTGGCCCAGATGGGAGGCAGTGTGCCGGGAACCTATCTGAACACCACCATCTGGAGTGCCTCTGTTGCCCTGAAGGCACTTGTCTGCGTCTCCAATGGACACAGCTTAGAGATGCCAAAAAATGAGCCAAGTTCGCTGGATGGACAAATGGCCTGACGTCAGTGGAATTTGCTCATAATTTGGGCCTCATGTGTGATGTACTGTCTGAACTCAAAGAGCTATCAAAACAgtcagggaggaagagaagaaggaaaaaggcaaggtggaggaaaaggaggaggaggaagagaagtagGAAGTGTGAGAACAGGTAgatgagaaggaggaggaagagaagtagGAAGTGTGAGAACAGGTAgatgagaaggagaaggaagaggaaattaggaAATGGCCAGGAGCTGTGGGAGGACAGGTTCAGCTTTTGACTCCTGGGGCCAACAGTCCTTGTTAGTTTGTTGAAGGCATCAGTGCCAAACGAAATATGGCCTTTTAAAGCACTGAATTACGTGAGTGCAGAGCTGTTAAAATCAGTGTAGCAAAAATCCAGCTGGGTTTGGCCAGTGCCACAAAGTACAAAATGATGATCACTTGCTCTGCCAAGACCCAAGGTTCCCCAGACGTGGTGGCCTGAGCAGAATTATTTGAATATATGTTCATTCTTTAAAACAAGGAATTTGCTATTAGGAAATAgacatctgttgttttttttcttgctctgggTCCCGAGGTGGATTTAttgggaagcttcagagccttTGACTTGCATGGGTCCCTGTAAGGGCTGGGAGACTCTAGGAGTTAGAGATTGCTCTAGATGGGGAGAGGAAACCACGTTACAATCAAGAGGCATTTAAACATAAGCATTTCTGGTCAATTGCCTGAAGAGACCTCAGCAGAAAAGAACTGAATCTCCAATATTTCAGTAACTTGTTGCgacttattttctcattctaaacAAATTCACTTTCAtacttattttcaaatttgtaattttgtattatttttattaaggagAGGCTGAAAATTACAAAGCTCCGGGCTTCACAAAACCCGAATCTGTCCCTGTCTGCCTCCATGGCTTTTCTTCTGGTCACCACACCTTAATTTGTCTTTGTGGAAAGGCCCTACTATTCACTCAGTGGTAGGCACGGGATCCAGGTCTAGACAAAAAGAGAGGAAGTGACTGGTTTAGGAAAAAGCATGTGATCCAATTTGGGCCAGTGAGAATTGGGGCCAGACTTTTTGCTGGATCTCTCTACCATGGTTGTTAAGTTGTGGGAATGAAAGTTTGACATTACTGTTTTGCTTCTACAAAAGGAAATTGCCTGAGAATAAAATTAGCATAGATGAAAGCAGAACTGAGAGATTAAAAAGAAGCCAAGTCCTCATGTCACTTTTTGCCCCAGAAACCAGTTGTATTGAAGCTGGTATACATAACCCTGGGCTTTTCAGATAGACAAGTCAATTAAGCCCTCTTTTTTGCTTAAGctagtttgagttgggtttctgtcattTGTAACTGAAAGAGTCTTGACTAATACAggtctagaaaaaaaatctactatTATTTCAGTTCAGAAAATGGTTCATTGGTGTATTTGAGtctttcccccagctttattgagatataattgacatataacattgtgtaacaACTTGATTTGATACAAGTATctactgcaaaatgattaccacaataaggttagttaatgTATCTACCACTtcacaaaattacatttttttgtaCTTGCCTCTTAATAGTTATAAATAGATAATGCTTATTGATCACTCTCATTAAGGGCTTGCATAATCCATTGTATCTTACAAGCAACCTTACAGTGTATGCACTATTATTAACATGCCCATTTTACTaaagagaaaattgaggcacatagaagttaagtaacttgtccaattGGTCCACTATCACCAAAACAAGTGTCTCAGACTTGAAGCCATGTTGATCAGTCCttccatttattcagcaaatatttattgagcacctactaggcaCTGGGGATTTAGGGATGAATATGACATGGTTCTTTCTAAAAGCTCTCAAAGTATTGGAGGGAGGGAAGCCTgaaaagtttattcttttaaagaatgTGGATCTGGCCATGCAAATAAGTGTCTAATAAATAtctctctcgggcttccctggtggcgcagtgggtgagagtccgcctgccaatgcaggggacacgggttcgtgccccggtcgggaagatcccacgtgccgcggagcggctgggcccgtgagccatggccgctgagcctgcgcgtccggagcctgtgctccgcaacgggagaggccacaacagtgagaggcccgcgtaccgcaaaaaaaaatatatatatatagatatatatatctatatatatagatatatatagatatgtatatatatcaattcTGTGGTTGTTATTAAAACACTACAAAATCTGCATGCATATATTAATAATGATACCTTTGGTAGATGGTTGAATGGTGGCTCCCCAAAAGTTATGTCCTTGTCCTTACATCTGGCCTCTGTGAATGTTACCTGATTTgaaaatagagtctttgcagctGTAATTAAGTTGAGGGTATTGAGATAACATCAGCCTGTATTATCTAGGTGGGCTGTAAATCCAATGATGAATGTCCtaataagagacagaagagaagaagcAGGGACAAAGAATAAGGCAGAGATTGAAGTTATGCAGCCACAAGACGAATGTCTGGAGCCACCGTAGTTGGATGAGGCAAGGAAgtattctcccctagagccttcagaaggagtgtggccctgccgacaccttgatttcagacttctggcctccagaatgatgagaaaataaacaagctGGTGGTTGTTTTAGACCAgcaggtttgtggtaatttgttatggcatccTTAGAAAACTTGGATAACTTGTTTCTAATAGGTTATGCTTAACAGTCACTTTTCGAAGAGAAGACAACTTTCAAAAGTGTTATATATGGTTATGTTATACATGGTATAATGCAAATGAATCTGGGCAAGTTAACAATCTCTCTGGGCcaattttctcacttaaaaacatggaaataattccatcaccacaaagtGTTTAgactattaaatgagataaatgatGCCCAGCAGACAACTAGCAAAAAAGCCAGGTGCTCAAAGATGTATCCATTTGAGAACGGGACACAACACTTACTACACAGACACCCTGGTGAAACAAGGCCTCTCAGGAGAGAGCTGGGACAGTTCACATGCAGAGTCCTGGCCTATGTCAGAATTGCTTTTGCATATAACCACTTACACCCATCTGGTGTCAGCTCTTGCTCTCACCAACTAACCACTGCCCTCTCCCTCAACCTTCTCTACTTCCTGTTTACGTAGATTGCTGCTTCCTGGCCAAGGGAATTGAACAGTTTCAGCCAGACTGCATTTCCCCTGGACCTATGCCAAGACTAccttctctgctttccttctttcattctgctttcttcttgttttagAAGATGTCACATTAATGAGGACAAATTTCTTGCTGCTCTGAGCAATCCACAGCTAAGCAGTTGCTCCTCTTCCTGGCTGTTGAATTGAATCAGATggacatgagaaaaaaaatagcaaaaattacgTACGCATCAAGAAATCGGTCCAGCCCTGCTTGCCTCAGCCCCTCCAAGCTATTGATACtgaggcttctttcactcaactgTGCTGGTCACATTGCCTCCACTCTCAGGCCCAGCCCTCACCTGTTTGTGTGAATGTGTCCTGACCAAGGCCGGCAGGATAGCAGGGAGTCAAACTAGACCAGAACATCAGGTTGGAAGGCTGCTGAGATGACCTAATTTGTGATTCTCAATGTGAAATAAATGTCCAAATCACCTGAGAGgctctttcaaaacaaaaaacaaacaagcaaacacttGGAACTGGAGGATAGGCATggatattttggggaaaaaaaaaaaacagattataaTGATTTTGCCCACAAGTCCAGGTTATTATTCTTAACACAGGAGATGAGAATGTGGACTCTCGAGCCTGACTGGATTCAAATTCTAGCTTTGCCACCAATGAGCTGTGTGACATTGCACatgtttcttaacttctctgtgcctcaatttcctcatctgtaaaatagtagtaataatacctaccttcaTCATAGAAatgttgtgaggagtaaatgagttaaCATGTGAAAAGCACTTAGACTATATAAGTGTTTGCTAGTATTACCGTTACTTCTATGTGGTTTTTATTGACCGGCTCAAGGAAAAGGAAGTTGATCAGAGGATGATATGCCCGAATGAGTGATTTGAAGATGATATAGGCAGAGGGGATGGTAGAGTTCAGTGTATGACAGTGGAAATGGGTAGTGGAGGCTGAATAGAAGACTATCATTGGAAGGAGAAAGTGGAGCAGTAGTAAAGCATATGCTGTCTGGAACTGGAGTGCCTGAGTTTAGATCCTGCTTTCGCTACTCAGTAGCAGCACAACCACAGGCAGACCtaattgtttcctcatctgtaaaatggagatgataataacaGTGACCTATCTTATGTGGCTGTCATGGaatcaaatgagttaatacatgacATGCTGATTTCTCAgactagtgcctggcacatagcaagtgttCTCTTATCCTTAACATTTTAATTGGATATGAGAAGGTCAAAGAACTGAGGGGCCAATTGTTAGTCGGAAATTGGCATTATCCGAGACGATGGCAAAGTCTGAGGTAAACAGGAACACTGTGAACCAGTTCACATGAAtgagtgttcaataaatgagTGAGATGACCAGCAGGCTGGTAATAAAGAAGTAAGGAGGAGGAGAGTGATTATAGCCAAATGGCACTAGCCTCCAAGTGGCTGAGTCTTTCACAAGAGTGTGACAGCACTTACAGGGAGCAAAGAGGACCCCAACATCATATTCTGGCCCTGAAGGCCAAGAGCTAGGGGCAACAGTCAGAGAAGGGGCTGAGGCCGTAGGAGAGTTTCCTGCCTAGGGAGTGACAGTCCACATGGAGTGTGGGAGGAGTCtggaagatggagaaaagatggGGGTAGAGCCACACTGCTAAACGTCACAGTAGGTGCTATGGACAATAAATGGTCTCGACTAGCACTATTCACTAGAACGTTAGGcagtaatggaaatgttctgtatctgcacTGTCCGATATGGTAGGCACACGTGGctattgagcccttgaaatgAGGCCAGTGTAATCAGTGTTATTAAACAATCACTGAGGAATTTTGTTAAGATGCAGAATCCCAGACCCTACCTTCctctactgaattagaatctctgCAGGTTTAGGCCATGCTGCATGATCTAAGGAGGCTGGAGAAAGTGGGTATCCATGTGGTTTAAATATAGGAAAAGCTATCATATAGGGtctgtttgggaagttttaaacttattttattctgagtgactctgatagtttttattttgaaagtgttTGGCTTGGTTGatctaagaaaatttaaaacttaaagaatGTAAGAGTAGAGAAAATCATATTATGTTAAAGGTTAATACTAGTGTTCCTATTACGGGAGAATTAACTGCTTGAgaagaaatattttgataaatgctAGAATCCAAAAGtgagagtgggacttccctggtggtccagtggctaagactctgtgctcccaatgcaggggccctgggtctgatccctggttagggaactaaatcccacaactaagagttcctaatcctgcaactaagagttcgcatgccgcaactaaagattctgcatgtggcaacgaagatcccgttgtgccgcaactaagacccagcgcagccaaataaataaattaaataaatagtaaaaaagaaaaaaagggagagtgaAAATCCTTTCTGTGTAAAAGGGAAGATGAATCTGAGATTTGGATGGGCCTCTGGGAtggaaaaagggaagagaaaggaaaggggaaagaagtTCTGCAAGATGGTGGTGGGCTGAGTATGTACAATGTAATAGCACCCACGCCCCACCAAAAAATGTCAAATACAGTTCACCAAattacaaatattcattgagcaagttatttaacctctctgtgcctcaatttcctcctttgtaaaacagTGGTAATGTTACTTACTACTAAGTAAGACCTATAGGCTTTTTGGTTGGGGGGAACTGGTGAAAGAGACGAGTTTTCTAGCTCTTGGGAAAACTTGGGCTGTCCTGGGGTAAATTAGAGCCAGTATGATTGAACACAGATGCCTGGAGGCAGAGAGAGTCAGGAGAGCATCAACTGCTGAAAATGCCCAAAACTCTGAGGAAAGTTTTGTGTTACTCCACATTGTGGAATCAAGTAGTTGAGGCAGTTTCATTGGGCTCTCACTGGTTAGGGAGACCTCAGCTTTCATCTGGGTTACAGcaggaaagaaagcaaaacataaaatggCCTGTGGGTCCTGCTACTTGAATTCGCTGACCCTTAGACTGGCTGCATGAGCCGCCGTCCACTCACGGGCCTCTCTGCTAGCCTATGCCTATCTGGTCTCTTGGGGCTGGTCTGTTTATGTCCTGTCCTCTCATCCCCAGAGTGGCCTGATCAGCTCTGGTCTCAGCTCTTATCATCCCTCCCAAGTGGTGTCACAAGGATGTGTGTGGATGATAAGTGCTCTAGTCCTAGAGTCTAAGGGTTTAGGGAAGGGGGACAGCAGCGGGGCCCTGGGTGATTGGGTATCTGATTTGCCCTTGAGGGAGGCCAGATTAGTCCAGGCAGGGTCTTAGGCAAAAGTGGGGTGCAGGAGGGAGGAATAGCTTTGGGGAGCAGGGGTACAGGGTTGCCTAGAGCAGTTGGAATATAATTGAGacagaaggaaaaagcaaatgtATTCCAGGAATATACGTCAGCAATTGAACCTTAGAAGCCAAATCCACATTAAGACTAAGAGAAAAGGAATGGTCAAAAATGGAAGAAGGGACCCAATTTCAGAAGCAACTAAATACAGGAACATAGCAGAAGACAGGGTGAAGGGAGGAATGGCCAAAAGGTACTGGATTTCTAGCCACAGTGCTAGGTTACATGTGGCTAAGTTATCCTCTCCTCAGTGAGAGGTAGAGGTTGCCCTGCACATGGAAACATaccttttttatgtgtgtgtagtaAGATGTACATAAGATTTACTATTTTttagtgtatagttcagtggcattaaactCATTCACATTGTAGTGCAACATCACCACTCTCCATCCCCAGagctttttcatcatctcaatcTGAAACTCCAAACCCATTAAAcaattccccatttccccctcccacctgcccctcatagccactgttctactttctgtttctacaaATTTGACTAATCTAGGTACCTCAAATAAGCGGaatgatgaaatatttttccttttatgcctGGTTAATGAAACATACCTTTTTAATATCCCCTCAAAGTTCCTAAGGAACATGTCAGATGTGCCCCAGGTCATGTCTCGACTAGCTCTGCAAGTAAACCAACGACTTGCTGCTTATCCATCACGGGTTCTGATTCTTCCCTTGAGGGAGATGAATGCAGGCAAGAGGAAGGGGTGCACCTTCTCCTTTTGCATTACTTTTGCTGCCAATTTGCCTCCTGTGTtccccagcctttttttttttaaacatttttattggagtataattgctttacaatggtgtgttagtttctgctttatgacgaagtgaatcagctatacatatacatatatctgttcccCAGCCTTGATCACCACTACCAATGTTAGCTCTACTTGATCACACCACAGCCCTCTTTAACcccaaaatggaatgaaattgctgCTCTAAAGAGTgaaactgggacttccccggtggcacagtggttaagaatcctcctgccaatgcaggggacacaggttcgagccctgg
This window encodes:
- the LOC132525249 gene encoding protein archease produces the protein MALEGENVRDYNLTEKQKAIKAKYPPVNRKYEYLDHTADVQLHAWGDTLEEAFEQCAMAMFGYMTDTGTVEPLQATEVETQGDDLQSLLFHFLNEWLYKFSADEFFIAREVKVLNIDQRNFKLRSIGWGEEFSLSKHPQGTEVKAITYSAMQVYNEEKPEVFVIIDI